The following coding sequences lie in one Heliangelus exortis chromosome 6, bHelExo1.hap1, whole genome shotgun sequence genomic window:
- the BBS5 gene encoding BBSome complex member BBS5: protein MSGVLDVLWEDRDVRFDISPQQMKMRPGEVLIDCLESVEDTKGNNGDRGKLLVTNLRIIWRSLSLPRVNLSVGYNCIINITTRTANSKLRGQTEALYILTKCNNTRFEFIFTNVVPGSPRLFTSVIAVHRAYETSKMYRDLKLRSALIQNKQLRLLPQEKIYSKINGIWNLSSDQGNLGTFFITNVRIVWYANMNDSFNVSIPYLQIRSIKIRDSKFGLALVIESSQQSGGYVLGFKIEPVEKLQEAVKEINSLHRVYSANPIFGVDYEMEEKPQALEDLTVEQVQDDVEIESEQTDAFVAYFADENKQHDGEPVFSEELGLAIEKLKDGFTLQGLWEVMT from the exons ATGAGCGGGGTGCTGGACGTGCTGTGGGAGGACAGGGATGTTCGCTTCGACATCTCCCCGCA acaaATGAAAATGAGACCTGGAGAGGTCCTTATAGACTGCCTAGAGTCTGTCGAAGATACCAAAGGAAACAATGGAGACAGAG GTAAGCTGCTTGTGACAAATTTGCGGATTATTTGGCGCTCGTTGTCTTTGCCCAGAGTGAATCTCT CTGTTGGTTACAACTGCATTATAAACATAACTACAAGAACTGCCAACTCA AAATTACGAGGGCAGACAGAAGCTCTGTATATATTGACTAAATGTAACAATACACGATTTGAATTCATATTCACCAATGTTGTCCCTGGGAGTCCCAGACTCTTCACTTCGGTTATTGCTGTACACAG AGCTTATGAAACTTCTAAAATGTATCGTGATCTGAAGTTGCGAAGTGCTTTGATTCAAAACAAGCAACTGAGACTATTGccacaagaaaaaatatatagtaaaATCAATGGGATTTGGAACTTATCAAGTGACCAG GGAAATTTGGgaacattttttattactaaTGTAAGAATAGTTTGGTATGCGAATATGAATGACAGCTTTAATGTCAGCATACCATATCTACAAATT CGTTCAATAAAAATAAGAGACTCAAAGTTTGGCTTGGCACTTGTGATAGAGAGTTCTCAACAG AGTGGAGGATATGTACTTGGTTTTAAAATAGAGCCTGTGGAGAAACTACAGGAGgcagtgaaagaaattaattcacttCACAGAGTTTATTCAGCTAACCCTATATTTGGAGTGGATtatgaaatggaagaaaag CCTCAAGCTCTTGAGGACCTTACAGTGGAGCAGGTTCAAGATGATGTGGAAATAGAATCTGAACAAACAGATGCTTTTGTG gCTTACTTTGCTGATGAAAACAAG CAACATGATGGGGAGCCTGTTTTTTCAGAAGAACTGGGACTTGCAATAGAGAAACTAAAGGATGGATTCACACTCCAGGGACTCTGGGAAGTAATGACATGA